The following coding sequences are from one Eucalyptus grandis isolate ANBG69807.140 chromosome 11, ASM1654582v1, whole genome shotgun sequence window:
- the LOC104426859 gene encoding uncharacterized protein LOC104426859 isoform X1, which translates to MSNEDNDSTNLDRKQLDSSMSSKLHAYPQSGIQLKEFNHNCTWDFLEAEGGQYLYCSLSSGWLNKSMERIIPDYLPAVAALKTVTWQEYECFHLQNRISSPKRASVRDIIIL; encoded by the exons ATGAGCAATGAGGATAAT GATTCTACAAATCTTGATAGGAAGCAACTTGACTCCAGCATGAGCTCTAAACTGCATGCTTACCCTCAGTCTGGTATTCAGTTAAAAGAGTTTAATCATAATTGCACATGGGACTTTCTGGAAGCTGAAGGTGGACAATACTTGTACTGTTCTCTGTCTTCTGGGTGGCTAAATAAATCTATGGAAAGAATTATCCCAGATTATCTTCCAGCTGTTGCTGCCCTCAAGACTGTTACTTGGCAGGAATATGAG TGCTTTCACCTCCAGAACAGGATCAGTTCACCAAAAAGGGCTTCAGTGAGAGACATTATCATCCTCTAA
- the LOC104426859 gene encoding uncharacterized protein LOC104426859 isoform X2, which yields MSNEDNDSTNLDRKQLDSSMSSKLHAYPQSGIQLKEFNHNCTWDFLEAEGGQYLYCSLSSGWLNKSMERIIPDYLPAVAALKTVTWQEYENRISSPKRASVRDIIIL from the exons ATGAGCAATGAGGATAAT GATTCTACAAATCTTGATAGGAAGCAACTTGACTCCAGCATGAGCTCTAAACTGCATGCTTACCCTCAGTCTGGTATTCAGTTAAAAGAGTTTAATCATAATTGCACATGGGACTTTCTGGAAGCTGAAGGTGGACAATACTTGTACTGTTCTCTGTCTTCTGGGTGGCTAAATAAATCTATGGAAAGAATTATCCCAGATTATCTTCCAGCTGTTGCTGCCCTCAAGACTGTTACTTGGCAGGAATATGAG AACAGGATCAGTTCACCAAAAAGGGCTTCAGTGAGAGACATTATCATCCTCTAA
- the LOC104426859 gene encoding uncharacterized protein LOC104426859 isoform X3 codes for MSNEDNDSTNLDRKQLDSSMSSKLHAYPQSGIQLKEFNHNCTWDFLEAEGGQYLYCSLSSGWLNKSMERIIPDYLPAVAALKTVTWQEYEMSSKLQTNP; via the exons ATGAGCAATGAGGATAAT GATTCTACAAATCTTGATAGGAAGCAACTTGACTCCAGCATGAGCTCTAAACTGCATGCTTACCCTCAGTCTGGTATTCAGTTAAAAGAGTTTAATCATAATTGCACATGGGACTTTCTGGAAGCTGAAGGTGGACAATACTTGTACTGTTCTCTGTCTTCTGGGTGGCTAAATAAATCTATGGAAAGAATTATCCCAGATTATCTTCCAGCTGTTGCTGCCCTCAAGACTGTTACTTGGCAGGAATATGAG ATGAGTTCCAAGCTCCAAACAAATCCTTGA